Below is a window of Solanum stenotomum isolate F172 chromosome 7, ASM1918654v1, whole genome shotgun sequence DNA.
AAGGCATAGCAAAACaataatttaaactaataatacaATATAGAATAAACAAGCTAGcttcataaatttattcaaacgTAAACTCAAGCTCGGTTTTATAACTACATAtatcttaatatatatttttttctaatgtaTACATAGTTCGAATATAGAATAACACTGATATGTTATTGTATACATAGTTTGAACCAGTAGAGTAAttcaattaaactcctaaattTATTCGGAAACTGATGCAGCTTGAAAGCGAGCCTTGAATTTAGCAAGTAACTCATCTCTTGAAGGTAAATATTCCTTGTTTTCGCCACAATTAATATACTCATCTCTCCAAGCACAAAAATTTGGAAACTTTTCACTTGTGACTAAAACAACTCCAGATGCTTCTTCAAGAACTCCAAGCCAAAGTGCTGCAGCATTTGCAACAATATCAACAAACCCAAATTTGTCACCAACAAAGTACTTCTTATTGTCCTTGAGCTCATTATCAAGAACTTTCAACATCTCGTAAACTTCCTCTTTAGCTTTCTCTTGCTCCTCTCCTTTGAGAAAGAAACTTCTCCCCACTGATGACCCCTGCAAATTAAaatactcaaaacttaagtatCAATAACAATTTTACTTATTTCTATATATCGGAATTAAGTTTAAGCAAGTTGGAATCAGTTATATGCTCATGTCAGACTCTAAGTCcaatattatacaaataaaaaacacaagaattttgccttaaaaaaaaagaagaacataGGTATAAACATACTAATACGACTAAAATATACCTTTTCAGCAAAAAACTTAGCCCAAAAACGAGCTATTGCTCGATCATAAGGGTCTTTAGGCAAGATGGAAGGGCCTTCAAATGTCTCATCAATGTATTCAACAATTA
It encodes the following:
- the LOC125870706 gene encoding probable glutathione S-transferase isoform X1, which codes for MVDQVKLIGVSGSSYSRRVEWALRVKGVKYEFIEEDLQNKSSLLLESNPVLKKIPVLIHNGKPICESIVIVEYIDETFEGPSILPKDPYDRAIARFWAKFFAEKGSSVGRSFFLKGEEQEKAKEEVYEMLKVLDNELKDNKKYFVGDKFGFVDIVANAAALWLGVLEEASGVVLVTSEKFPNFCAWRDEYINCGENKEYLPSRDELLAKFKARFQAASVSE